A single region of the Gephyromycinifex aptenodytis genome encodes:
- a CDS encoding LCP family protein → MSRPVPPPNSRNHPDEFEVDVRRGHGSHALLDPYALSPRLRRRRALSLVLLTLVAPGSAQIAAGNRRLGRGVLKLAAVVVGLLVLAALTYLVAPAVIIGLAANPWILAAFTAALVLAGFGWAVLFVDAIRLAQLKLVPGRTRRLVAGLGVILMVLTSGTLFTAAATVWSGRSALTSVFGGHTRVKPAAGRYNILLLGGDSGASRIGTRPDTIMLASIDADTGRTALFGFARDTENINFNPGSVMHELMPEGWNCGDGCLLNGLYKWATDNKDRFPADVKDPGALATVEAVEALSGVEIQYHALVDLKGFRRFIDAVGGIDVVVGKRTPIGGGTSPITGWIEPGQQHLDGYHALWYARSREGSTNYERMVRQKCVMNAMLNQISPQTVILKSREIADLSGSVLRTDIPDSDLGVLGELARKAREQKITSVNFTPPLIKPWDYDPQVVKDTVRSTIEATEQPQESTPKTDPGAAAGSADSGAGQTSSPGSGKPTQPAGSSERPSAASAGEICSVP, encoded by the coding sequence ATGAGTAGGCCCGTCCCGCCGCCAAATTCGCGCAACCACCCTGATGAGTTCGAAGTGGATGTGCGCCGCGGTCACGGGTCGCATGCCCTCCTGGACCCCTACGCCTTGAGCCCTCGGCTGCGGCGTCGCCGCGCCCTGTCCCTGGTGCTGCTCACCCTCGTCGCCCCCGGTAGCGCGCAGATCGCGGCCGGGAACCGGCGGCTGGGTCGGGGCGTGCTGAAACTCGCGGCCGTCGTCGTCGGGTTGCTCGTGTTGGCCGCGCTCACCTACCTCGTGGCGCCGGCCGTGATCATCGGCCTGGCCGCCAACCCGTGGATCCTCGCCGCCTTCACCGCCGCGCTGGTCCTGGCCGGGTTCGGCTGGGCGGTGCTGTTCGTCGACGCGATCCGGCTGGCCCAACTCAAACTCGTCCCCGGCCGGACGCGTCGCCTCGTCGCCGGGCTCGGAGTCATCCTCATGGTGCTCACTTCGGGGACGCTGTTCACCGCTGCCGCCACCGTCTGGTCCGGCCGCTCCGCGCTGACCAGCGTGTTCGGCGGCCACACCCGGGTGAAACCGGCAGCTGGCAGGTACAACATCCTGCTGCTGGGTGGCGACTCCGGCGCCTCCCGGATCGGTACCCGCCCCGACACGATCATGCTGGCCAGCATTGACGCCGACACCGGGCGCACCGCGCTGTTCGGTTTCGCCCGCGACACCGAGAACATCAACTTCAACCCCGGCTCGGTGATGCACGAACTCATGCCGGAGGGCTGGAACTGCGGGGACGGTTGCCTGCTCAACGGCTTGTACAAGTGGGCAACCGACAACAAAGACCGCTTCCCGGCCGACGTGAAGGACCCGGGTGCGCTGGCGACCGTGGAAGCAGTCGAAGCGCTCTCCGGCGTCGAAATCCAGTACCACGCCCTGGTCGACCTCAAAGGCTTCCGGCGCTTCATCGACGCCGTCGGCGGGATCGACGTGGTCGTCGGCAAGCGCACCCCCATCGGGGGCGGCACCTCACCCATCACCGGCTGGATCGAGCCCGGCCAGCAACACCTGGACGGCTACCACGCACTCTGGTACGCCCGCTCGCGGGAGGGGTCCACCAACTACGAGCGCATGGTTCGCCAGAAATGCGTGATGAACGCGATGCTCAACCAGATCAGCCCGCAGACGGTGATCCTGAAATCACGGGAGATCGCCGACCTGTCCGGAAGCGTCCTGCGCACCGACATCCCGGACTCCGACCTGGGCGTGCTGGGTGAACTGGCGCGCAAGGCTCGCGAACAGAAGATCACCTCGGTCAACTTCACCCCGCCGCTGATCAAACCGTGGGATTACGACCCGCAGGTCGTCAAAGACACCGTGCGCAGCACCATCGAAGCCACCGAACAGCCTCAGGAGAGCACCCCGAAAACCGACCCCGGCGCAGCCGCGGGGAGTGCCGATAGTGGTGCAGGCCAAACTTCCTCGCCCGGGTCGGGAAAGCCCACCCAGCCCGCGGGATCCTCCGAACGCCCCAGCGCGGCCTCGGCGGGAGAGATCTGCTCGGTACCGTGA
- a CDS encoding glycosyltransferase family 2 protein: MSKLQTSEVGQAPWPSVSVVMPVLNEERHLPQAVRHVLAQEYPGELEVVLAVGPGRDRTREVAAELAGADTRVRVVDNPSGRTPDALNRGIAAARHEIVVRVDGHAELNPGYIRTAVTELQRTGADNVGGIMDAQGITDLEKAVAAAMRSPLGVGNARFHVGGGAGEVDTVYLGVFRRSTLNAVGGYDSHFARAQDWELNHRIRSRGGRVWFTPALRVTYRPRGSLRALAQQYLNYGRWRRVVAARHEGTINLRYLAPPTMVLGTSAATLLGLAGRRTRFALVVPAGYAAAVSVGGLMIGKGESLRTRALLPVVLATMHWAWGIGFLTSPRRLRITDSPAAAAGLEASAARDAANLVDPSTAADPVAAKGHAL, from the coding sequence GTGAGCAAGCTGCAGACGAGCGAGGTGGGGCAGGCCCCCTGGCCCAGCGTCAGCGTCGTCATGCCCGTGCTCAACGAGGAAAGGCACCTCCCGCAGGCGGTGCGACATGTCCTCGCCCAGGAGTACCCCGGCGAACTCGAAGTGGTGCTCGCCGTCGGCCCCGGGCGGGACCGAACCCGCGAGGTCGCAGCGGAACTGGCTGGCGCGGACACCCGCGTGCGGGTGGTGGACAACCCCAGTGGACGCACCCCCGACGCGTTGAACCGCGGGATCGCCGCGGCGCGCCACGAGATCGTCGTGCGGGTGGACGGGCACGCCGAACTCAACCCGGGCTACATCCGCACCGCCGTCACCGAACTGCAGCGCACCGGGGCCGACAACGTCGGCGGCATCATGGACGCCCAAGGCATCACCGACCTGGAGAAGGCCGTCGCAGCCGCCATGCGCAGTCCGCTTGGCGTCGGCAACGCCCGCTTTCACGTGGGAGGCGGCGCCGGCGAGGTGGACACCGTCTACCTGGGTGTCTTTCGACGTTCGACCCTGAACGCGGTCGGCGGCTACGACTCCCACTTCGCCCGCGCCCAGGACTGGGAACTCAACCACCGCATCCGATCCCGCGGCGGGCGGGTCTGGTTCACCCCCGCGCTGCGGGTCACCTACCGGCCCCGGGGCAGCCTGCGCGCCCTGGCGCAGCAGTACCTCAACTACGGCCGCTGGCGGCGGGTGGTGGCGGCGCGTCACGAGGGCACCATCAACCTGCGTTACCTGGCGCCGCCGACGATGGTGCTGGGTACCAGCGCCGCCACCCTGCTCGGCCTGGCAGGCCGGCGCACCCGGTTCGCACTGGTGGTGCCGGCCGGTTACGCCGCCGCGGTGAGCGTGGGCGGGCTGATGATCGGCAAGGGCGAATCGCTGCGCACCCGAGCGCTGCTGCCGGTAGTGCTGGCGACGATGCACTGGGCCTGGGGCATCGGGTTCCTGACCAGCCCGCGACGACTGCGCATCACCGATTCCCCTGCTGCGGCAGCGGGGCTGGAGGCAAGCGCTGCCCGGGACGCAGCCAACCTCGTCGATCCGTCAACCGCAGCCGACCCGGTGGCGGCGAAGGGGCACGCGCTGTGA
- a CDS encoding glycosyltransferase has translation MTSRRPEPVDVTILTSGHDVADARLHREAAALIAAGLRVEVLGLGDAAGAPPGTEVTTWPRVGGAARAGLATRMAARARGRVLFTLDPDSALAAHAVVLASGRELVVDVHEDYAALLADRAWTSRAHGLAGRAAGQLVSSFQRIAGRAALTVVADEHVPPLRARRRLVVPNLPDPAMLPQPGEPAARPLALYVGDLRASRGLFAMIEAVAAAPDWHLQLVGPVAPADEPRLRERLETDPDLAARVELRGRLAPRQAWEQAASAWCGLLLLSDTPAFREALPSKVGEYLACGLPVLTTDLPRQAALVREANAGVVLPCGEDAAVTEAVARQLQAWAQDPSSLHALRPAAAAAGATEQSPYAELAAAVADLL, from the coding sequence ATGACCAGCAGGCGCCCCGAACCCGTCGACGTCACCATCCTGACTTCGGGGCATGACGTCGCCGACGCCCGACTGCACCGCGAAGCGGCAGCGCTGATCGCGGCGGGGCTTCGCGTGGAGGTGCTCGGGCTCGGCGATGCAGCAGGCGCCCCGCCCGGAACCGAGGTCACCACCTGGCCGCGGGTCGGCGGCGCGGCCCGAGCCGGCCTTGCCACCCGGATGGCGGCGCGGGCTCGCGGGCGGGTGCTGTTCACCCTCGACCCGGATTCGGCGCTGGCCGCCCACGCCGTCGTGCTGGCTAGCGGCCGCGAACTCGTCGTCGACGTGCACGAGGACTACGCCGCACTGTTGGCCGACCGTGCCTGGACCAGCCGCGCGCACGGCCTGGCCGGGCGGGCCGCCGGTCAGCTCGTCAGCAGTTTCCAGCGGATCGCTGGGCGAGCCGCCCTGACCGTGGTCGCCGACGAACACGTCCCGCCGCTGCGAGCGCGACGCCGACTGGTCGTGCCAAACCTGCCCGACCCGGCGATGCTGCCCCAGCCAGGGGAACCAGCCGCGCGTCCGCTGGCTTTGTACGTGGGCGACCTGCGCGCCTCTCGCGGCCTGTTCGCCATGATCGAGGCTGTCGCGGCCGCACCGGACTGGCACCTGCAACTGGTCGGGCCGGTCGCTCCGGCCGATGAACCGCGACTTCGCGAACGACTGGAAACCGACCCCGACCTGGCTGCGCGGGTCGAACTGCGCGGGCGGCTCGCCCCGCGCCAAGCGTGGGAACAGGCAGCAAGCGCGTGGTGCGGTCTGCTGCTGCTGAGCGACACCCCGGCCTTCCGTGAAGCGCTGCCGAGCAAGGTGGGGGAGTACTTGGCGTGCGGGCTACCGGTGCTCACCACTGACCTGCCGCGCCAAGCTGCCCTGGTGCGCGAGGCGAACGCCGGAGTGGTGCTGCCTTGCGGTGAGGACGCCGCCGTCACAGAAGCCGTCGCCCGGCAACTGCAGGCCTGGGCGCAGGACCCGAGCTCGCTGCACGCGCTGCGACCGGCAGCGGCAGCGGCGGGGGCAACCGAGCAATCGCCCTACGCAGAGCTGGCCGCAGCGGTGGCCGACCTGCTCTGA
- a CDS encoding ABC transporter permease: MSTVTPPSDEAPVYHRYEPHKAGLPPLGVYFRELWSRREFAIESSKAGMRGANSMTFFGQAWLVINPLLLAFVYYLLINVLSGNAGKGFDAQRFTHLTCGLFVFYFFQGAVNSGAASVVGAGKVILNTAMPRLLLPIAAVRTGFFRYLPTLPVYLIFHVIAGNPWNFNTFIVAPIFLFFLTMFASGLAAMFAALQVYFRDTSSFLPYIMRIWLYSSPVLWTIDQLGHERLRQFAALNPLYSIIGGYGQALQTGQTPSLDIWLLAFGWSAAALVLGCTYFISRERDFAVRL, translated from the coding sequence ATGAGTACGGTCACGCCGCCCTCGGACGAGGCGCCGGTCTACCACCGGTATGAACCCCACAAGGCGGGACTGCCGCCGTTGGGGGTGTACTTCCGCGAGCTGTGGAGCAGGCGGGAGTTCGCCATCGAGTCCTCCAAGGCCGGGATGCGCGGCGCCAACAGCATGACCTTCTTCGGTCAGGCTTGGCTGGTCATCAACCCGCTGCTGCTGGCGTTCGTGTACTACCTGCTCATCAACGTGCTCAGCGGCAATGCGGGCAAAGGTTTCGACGCCCAGCGCTTCACCCACCTGACCTGCGGCTTGTTCGTCTTCTACTTCTTCCAAGGGGCGGTCAACTCTGGCGCCGCCTCCGTCGTGGGCGCCGGTAAGGTCATCCTCAACACCGCCATGCCGCGGCTACTGCTGCCCATCGCGGCCGTGCGCACCGGGTTCTTCCGGTACCTGCCGACCCTGCCGGTGTACCTCATCTTCCATGTGATCGCCGGCAACCCGTGGAACTTCAACACCTTCATCGTCGCCCCGATCTTCCTGTTCTTCTTGACGATGTTCGCCTCCGGGTTGGCTGCCATGTTCGCGGCGTTGCAGGTGTACTTCCGCGACACCTCCAGCTTCCTGCCCTACATCATGCGAATCTGGCTGTACTCCTCTCCCGTGCTGTGGACCATCGATCAGCTCGGCCACGAACGGCTACGCCAGTTCGCCGCCCTCAACCCGCTCTACTCGATCATCGGCGGCTACGGCCAAGCGCTGCAGACGGGCCAGACGCCGTCGCTGGACATCTGGCTGCTCGCCTTCGGGTGGTCGGCGGCCGCGCTCGTGCTGGGCTGCACCTACTTCATCAGCAGGGAGCGTGATTTCGCTGTCCGCCTCTGA
- a CDS encoding O-antigen ligase family protein: MEIRSSSASRSARRAGLMALAALVATIPLGGLVTIPLARAEILWPIYYGLGVLALALLWRSGLWRCLEGVLFFAFWAVLASWSGFALRISPDPALGALELRALFACAIVSTFVVVACRGSQSGVWALRAGWLLGMGATCVIGIWEILTRQHLWVTAAKPWPFGPGTVPAATFINPNNFSVALIGMLVAALATFASTRQTGLKLLAVVSGAVAVVLVAFTESRAGLLGLFVVFALEAYRRLTDAAQGSSPVSVLRSRLNARRGATVGVLAAAAAVVVTTFTVPALAVRNPLRTMLTDAFAEETIRSDSLRINLITTALGYLRDSHWLGTGAGSFEPILWNDPNSGIDVDTNLHNAFVELLSQYGVIVFLPLAALLLALAWRAARTVVVSSAEGSPNEPDPIAAMVHTQSGAATKAVLASEALTSSVVGAGVSTAHTAFGVPLAHELPTTAVAGSPQLPAEPASQRALPARRRVLGTELLGYLAAYVLLGITASSALAQQIWWLMLASCLTCAWQLHRARSH; the protein is encoded by the coding sequence ATGGAAATTCGCTCATCCTCCGCTTCGCGGTCGGCGCGTCGAGCCGGGTTGATGGCACTGGCTGCGCTGGTGGCGACGATCCCCTTAGGGGGATTGGTCACCATCCCGCTCGCGCGTGCCGAGATCCTGTGGCCCATCTACTACGGCCTGGGGGTGCTGGCGCTGGCGCTGCTGTGGCGTAGCGGGCTGTGGCGCTGCCTGGAGGGGGTGCTGTTCTTCGCGTTTTGGGCGGTTCTGGCGTCGTGGTCCGGTTTCGCGCTGCGCATCAGTCCGGATCCGGCTCTGGGCGCCTTAGAGCTGCGCGCGCTCTTCGCGTGCGCCATTGTCTCCACCTTCGTCGTCGTGGCCTGCCGGGGTAGCCAGTCCGGGGTGTGGGCGTTGCGTGCTGGGTGGCTGCTCGGCATGGGCGCCACCTGCGTGATCGGGATCTGGGAGATCCTCACCCGCCAGCATCTGTGGGTGACGGCGGCCAAACCCTGGCCGTTCGGGCCAGGGACGGTGCCGGCAGCCACCTTCATCAATCCGAACAACTTCAGCGTGGCTCTCATCGGGATGCTGGTGGCTGCGCTGGCCACCTTCGCTTCGACGCGCCAGACGGGTCTGAAGCTGCTGGCCGTCGTGTCGGGCGCGGTCGCGGTGGTGTTGGTGGCCTTCACCGAGAGCCGGGCGGGCTTGCTCGGGTTGTTCGTCGTGTTCGCGCTGGAGGCCTACCGTCGGCTCACCGACGCCGCGCAGGGATCCTCCCCGGTATCGGTACTGCGGTCGCGGCTGAACGCGCGCCGAGGCGCAACCGTGGGTGTGCTGGCTGCAGCTGCCGCCGTGGTCGTGACTACCTTCACCGTTCCGGCACTAGCCGTGCGCAACCCGCTTCGCACGATGCTCACCGACGCCTTCGCCGAAGAGACGATCCGCTCGGATTCGCTGCGGATCAACCTCATCACGACAGCGCTGGGCTACCTGCGTGACTCGCACTGGTTGGGCACCGGAGCTGGCTCCTTCGAGCCGATCCTGTGGAACGACCCGAACTCCGGAATCGATGTGGACACCAACCTGCACAATGCCTTCGTGGAGTTGCTCAGCCAATACGGGGTCATCGTGTTCCTCCCGTTGGCGGCGTTGCTGCTGGCGCTGGCCTGGCGTGCAGCGCGGACTGTTGTTGTTTCCAGCGCAGAGGGTTCGCCCAACGAGCCGGATCCGATCGCCGCTATGGTCCACACCCAAAGCGGCGCCGCCACCAAGGCTGTCCTGGCGAGCGAGGCCCTGACCTCCTCGGTCGTGGGTGCCGGGGTGAGCACCGCGCATACCGCATTCGGGGTACCGCTGGCGCACGAGCTGCCGACCACTGCGGTGGCTGGTTCGCCGCAACTGCCCGCCGAGCCTGCGTCGCAGCGCGCCCTCCCGGCCCGGCGCCGCGTCCTCGGGACGGAACTGCTGGGTTACCTGGCCGCCTACGTCCTGCTGGGGATCACCGCCAGTTCGGCGCTTGCTCAGCAGATCTGGTGGCTGATGCTGGCCTCCTGCCTCACCTGCGCCTGGCAGTTGCACCGCGCCCGCTCGCACTAG
- a CDS encoding glycosyltransferase, whose translation MSDTTARVSAAASKKARALVGPQSPLRAAMPESVRRRIPGARRRLPTRIVAAIDQLSGQNSSVSRSLLAAAAKRPEVPSSPVRLWVGPANFAGQGWLWAHSVERHVEGVQARAMAVRGPLRFRVDYEVDPDVYRHIEWQRAQEAYVTGNYTHALIEAERPLFGPLYGRTCEGEIARLKAAGMQVALISHGSDLRIPSKHVELHPSSPFRITGDEEADKVTRVLQARAEKNAAILADFAAAGGQTFVSTPDLLDYAPNATWVPGVVDSNLWASDWPVMARRRPRVVHVPSNGRLKGSELVDPILRQLDAQGVIEYQSLRQLSHPEIRRCYQEADIVLDQFVMGLYGVAAVEALAAGRIVIAYVGDTVRARVREASGLEVPIVEATPETVAEVIRDLVENPERAREIAARGPEFVRALHDGTFSAKVLSAFTGGELARTSEVEPWSPPPTLPMRPEPDRDAPIRLWVGPSNFAGQGHAWAQAAQAHVDGVSARSMGVRRRERLLFPTDYEIEPHPYNRMPVWCMRQERYLIDLYTHVLIEAARPVTGRVPAARSEAEEDTMREAGLHLAHIVHGTEVRVPSIHQETTPWSPFHDTTWDLIPTYEQNARAVVARLRRFDGPVFVSTPDLLDMLPDATWCPVVVDPQKWALEGQILQRERPVVVHAPSSGRIKGSTLIDPLMERLDAEGVIEYRRLRDMLPSQMPLAYRDADIVLDQFALGSYGVAACEAMAAGRVVLGHNTDSVRERVQTGTGMELPIVEATPESIVEVLRGLLADRDGARARAEAGRQFVAQVHDGRRSADALRGFLTS comes from the coding sequence ATGAGCGACACCACGGCCCGCGTGAGCGCGGCAGCCTCCAAGAAGGCCCGCGCGCTGGTGGGGCCGCAGTCCCCGCTGCGAGCTGCGATGCCCGAATCTGTTCGACGCCGCATCCCCGGCGCCCGCCGCAGGCTGCCCACTCGGATCGTGGCCGCCATCGACCAACTCTCCGGGCAGAACTCCTCAGTCTCCCGCTCCCTGCTCGCCGCCGCCGCCAAACGGCCCGAGGTGCCCTCCTCGCCGGTGCGGCTGTGGGTCGGGCCCGCGAACTTCGCCGGACAGGGCTGGTTGTGGGCGCACTCCGTGGAACGCCACGTCGAAGGGGTGCAGGCCAGGGCGATGGCCGTGCGCGGACCGCTGCGTTTCCGGGTCGACTACGAGGTCGACCCCGACGTGTACCGCCACATCGAATGGCAGCGCGCCCAGGAGGCCTACGTCACGGGCAACTACACCCACGCCCTCATCGAGGCCGAACGCCCGTTGTTCGGCCCGCTGTACGGGCGCACCTGCGAAGGTGAGATCGCCCGCCTGAAGGCCGCCGGCATGCAGGTGGCGCTCATCTCGCACGGCTCCGACCTGCGCATCCCCAGCAAGCACGTGGAGCTACACCCGAGCTCCCCCTTCCGGATCACCGGTGATGAGGAGGCCGACAAGGTCACCCGGGTGCTGCAGGCCCGCGCCGAGAAGAACGCGGCGATCCTGGCCGACTTCGCCGCAGCCGGCGGTCAGACCTTCGTCTCCACCCCCGACCTGCTCGACTACGCCCCGAACGCGACCTGGGTGCCGGGGGTTGTCGATTCCAACCTGTGGGCCTCGGACTGGCCGGTTATGGCCCGTCGGCGTCCCCGCGTCGTCCACGTGCCCAGCAACGGGCGCCTCAAGGGCAGCGAACTCGTCGACCCGATCTTGCGGCAGCTCGACGCCCAAGGCGTCATCGAATACCAGTCGCTGCGCCAACTGAGCCACCCCGAGATCCGCCGCTGCTACCAGGAAGCCGACATCGTCCTGGACCAGTTCGTCATGGGCCTGTACGGCGTCGCAGCCGTGGAAGCGCTGGCCGCCGGGCGGATCGTCATCGCCTACGTCGGGGACACCGTCCGGGCGCGGGTGCGTGAAGCCAGCGGGCTGGAGGTGCCGATCGTCGAGGCCACCCCCGAGACCGTCGCCGAAGTGATCCGCGACCTCGTGGAGAACCCGGAACGCGCTCGCGAGATCGCCGCGCGCGGGCCGGAGTTCGTACGGGCCCTACACGACGGGACGTTCAGCGCAAAGGTGCTCTCGGCCTTCACCGGTGGAGAGCTCGCCCGCACCAGCGAGGTCGAGCCGTGGTCGCCACCGCCGACGCTGCCGATGCGCCCCGAACCCGACCGAGACGCACCGATCCGGTTGTGGGTAGGACCGTCGAACTTCGCCGGACAAGGCCACGCCTGGGCCCAGGCCGCGCAAGCACATGTGGACGGGGTCAGTGCCCGCTCGATGGGAGTCCGGCGCCGGGAGCGGTTGCTGTTCCCCACCGACTACGAGATCGAACCGCACCCGTACAACCGGATGCCGGTGTGGTGCATGCGCCAGGAGCGCTACCTCATCGACTTGTACACCCACGTGCTCATCGAAGCGGCCCGCCCGGTCACCGGCCGGGTCCCGGCCGCGCGCTCCGAAGCCGAGGAAGACACGATGCGCGAGGCGGGTCTGCACCTGGCGCACATCGTGCACGGCACCGAGGTGCGCGTCCCGAGCATCCACCAGGAGACGACCCCGTGGTCGCCCTTCCACGACACCACCTGGGACCTCATTCCCACCTACGAGCAGAACGCCCGCGCCGTGGTGGCCCGGCTGCGCCGCTTCGACGGGCCGGTTTTCGTATCGACCCCAGACCTGCTGGACATGCTGCCTGATGCCACCTGGTGCCCGGTCGTCGTCGACCCGCAGAAGTGGGCGCTGGAGGGTCAGATCCTGCAGCGGGAACGCCCCGTGGTGGTGCACGCGCCGAGCAGCGGGCGCATCAAGGGATCGACACTGATCGACCCGTTGATGGAACGCCTGGACGCTGAAGGCGTCATCGAGTACCGACGGTTGCGGGACATGCTGCCCAGCCAGATGCCGCTGGCCTACCGCGACGCAGACATCGTGCTGGACCAGTTCGCGCTCGGAAGCTACGGCGTCGCCGCCTGTGAGGCGATGGCGGCCGGGCGGGTGGTGCTCGGGCACAACACCGATTCGGTGCGTGAGCGGGTGCAGACCGGAACCGGGATGGAGCTACCCATCGTGGAAGCCACCCCCGAGAGCATCGTGGAGGTGCTGCGCGGCTTGCTCGCTGACCGGGACGGGGCTCGCGCCCGCGCCGAGGCCGGGCGGCAGTTCGTGGCCCAGGTGCACGACGGCCGTCGCTCTGCCGACGCGCTGCGCGGGTTCCTCACCAGCTGA
- a CDS encoding ABC transporter ATP-binding protein: protein MISLSASEPNQTPEKPGFLVGGAFSMGSRRDARRAAANAEPKPELTFIDNSQRTDLAVSVQHLSITYRTTFERVPTFKNAIVRAGRGERALVEVEAVKDVSFDVPNGTSLGIIGANGAGKSTIMRALAGILPPTTGRVEVWGRASTLLALGVGFNSMLSGRENVILGGLASGLTRKEVEERADAVAEWAELGDYIDAPMRTYSSGMFSRLAFSVAVHMKPDILMIDEALSAGDAAFREKANAKMDELRGSARAVFLVSHGLSSIRDMCNDCIWLHKGQVMMHGKPNDCIDAYTQFVKVGRTPRTMDEM from the coding sequence GTGATTTCGCTGTCCGCCTCTGAGCCGAACCAGACACCGGAGAAGCCGGGCTTCCTCGTCGGCGGCGCCTTCTCGATGGGTTCGCGCCGCGACGCCCGCCGGGCCGCCGCCAACGCCGAGCCCAAACCCGAGCTGACCTTCATCGACAACTCCCAACGCACCGACCTGGCCGTCAGCGTGCAACACCTCTCGATCACCTACCGCACCACCTTCGAGCGGGTGCCCACCTTCAAGAACGCGATCGTGCGCGCCGGGCGAGGCGAACGAGCCCTGGTCGAGGTCGAAGCGGTCAAGGACGTCTCCTTCGACGTGCCCAACGGCACCTCGCTGGGCATCATCGGCGCCAACGGCGCCGGCAAATCGACGATCATGCGGGCGCTGGCCGGGATCTTGCCGCCCACCACCGGCCGGGTCGAAGTGTGGGGCCGCGCCAGCACGCTGCTGGCCCTCGGCGTCGGCTTCAACTCGATGCTGTCCGGGCGGGAGAACGTCATCCTCGGCGGGCTCGCCTCGGGCCTGACGCGCAAAGAGGTGGAGGAGCGCGCCGACGCGGTCGCCGAATGGGCCGAACTGGGCGACTACATCGACGCGCCGATGCGCACCTACTCCTCGGGTATGTTCAGCCGGCTCGCGTTCAGCGTCGCTGTGCACATGAAGCCCGACATCCTGATGATCGACGAAGCGCTCTCGGCCGGGGACGCGGCCTTCCGCGAGAAGGCCAACGCCAAGATGGATGAGTTGCGCGGTTCGGCCCGGGCGGTCTTCCTCGTCAGCCACGGCCTGTCCAGCATCCGCGACATGTGCAATGACTGCATCTGGCTGCACAAGGGCCAGGTGATGATGCACGGCAAACCCAACGACTGCATCGACGCCTACACCCAGTTCGTCAAGGTCGGGCGGACCCCGCGCACGATGGACGAGATGTAG
- a CDS encoding glycosyltransferase — protein MRILMLVATSVATDTRVLREASTLTQDGHQVHIIGRSVPEDFVPPHPVTCSSVGTSSVFRPEGGPSLTGRRLPPYLRAARWVLLPQHRQSAFGRWAAGAVEQGRSYDYDVVHAHDFTALEAGAQLADERGVPLIYDTHELWCGRPREYRPTPLLDRREREREGKLGARAAAVITVGEGVAGALRARYGWNHIAVIRNTFPLVAEQDRPPVAAEPAALVYAGRLAAYRELETIAAASEQIAQNPGLGITLKGPADPTWLAGFDPHAARIEQACLPPEVDAHLAAAGLVLVTHSDRWENHRLALPNKLFHAVRVGVPVVATDVGELGAIVRRYQLGTLYRPGDADSLVEAVRAAVADYPALREHVLAAAPELSWERDGARLRQVYATLAAGG, from the coding sequence GTGAGGATCCTCATGCTCGTGGCGACCAGCGTGGCCACTGATACTCGCGTGTTGCGCGAGGCCAGCACCCTGACCCAGGACGGGCACCAGGTGCACATCATCGGGCGCTCGGTGCCTGAAGATTTCGTGCCGCCGCACCCGGTGACCTGCTCGTCGGTGGGTACCTCCTCGGTCTTCCGACCCGAAGGGGGGCCGTCGTTGACCGGGCGGCGCCTGCCGCCCTACCTGCGCGCGGCCCGTTGGGTATTGCTGCCTCAACACCGCCAGTCCGCCTTCGGGCGCTGGGCGGCCGGTGCGGTGGAACAGGGCCGCAGCTACGACTACGACGTCGTGCACGCCCACGACTTCACCGCTTTGGAGGCCGGCGCTCAACTGGCCGACGAACGCGGCGTACCGCTGATCTACGACACCCACGAGCTGTGGTGCGGCAGACCCCGCGAGTACCGCCCGACGCCGCTGCTGGACCGGCGCGAACGGGAACGCGAAGGGAAGTTGGGCGCCAGGGCCGCCGCAGTCATCACCGTCGGCGAGGGCGTCGCGGGCGCGCTGCGCGCACGCTACGGGTGGAACCACATCGCCGTGATTCGCAACACTTTCCCGTTGGTGGCCGAGCAGGATCGCCCGCCGGTAGCCGCCGAGCCGGCCGCCCTGGTCTACGCCGGGAGGCTGGCCGCCTACCGGGAACTGGAGACCATCGCCGCCGCCAGCGAGCAGATCGCCCAGAACCCCGGGCTGGGAATCACCCTCAAAGGTCCGGCCGACCCGACCTGGCTCGCCGGGTTCGACCCGCACGCGGCCCGCATCGAGCAAGCTTGCCTACCGCCGGAGGTCGACGCGCACCTCGCCGCGGCCGGTCTGGTGTTGGTCACCCATTCCGACCGGTGGGAAAACCACCGCCTCGCCTTGCCCAACAAGCTTTTTCACGCAGTGCGGGTGGGGGTTCCGGTCGTGGCCACGGACGTGGGGGAACTGGGCGCCATCGTTCGGCGCTACCAGCTCGGCACGCTGTACCGGCCCGGTGATGCCGACTCCCTGGTCGAGGCCGTCCGCGCGGCCGTGGCAGACTATCCGGCGCTGCGAGAGCACGTCCTGGCAGCAGCACCCGAGTTGAGCTGGGAGAGAGACGGGGCACGCCTGCGTCAGGTGTACGCCACTCTCGCGGCGGGTGGGTAG